The following are encoded in a window of Mycolicibacterium tusciae JS617 genomic DNA:
- a CDS encoding VOC family protein, translating to MTFAVDRIDHVVLNCHDVEQTVDWYVRVLGMRREVFGENRIALVFGDQKINVRPSGAPNWATGAVDAPGSLDLCFIAEMNPEDVGAHLRACGVPITEGPVAKTGAQGPMTSHYCRDPDGNLIEVASYRAPRLA from the coding sequence GTGACCTTCGCCGTCGACCGAATCGACCATGTGGTGCTCAACTGCCACGATGTCGAGCAGACCGTCGACTGGTACGTGCGGGTGCTCGGCATGAGGCGCGAGGTGTTCGGCGAGAACCGCATTGCGTTGGTGTTCGGTGATCAGAAGATCAACGTGCGGCCAAGCGGCGCGCCGAACTGGGCGACAGGTGCTGTCGACGCGCCCGGGTCGCTGGATCTGTGTTTCATCGCCGAGATGAATCCGGAGGATGTCGGCGCGCATCTACGAGCGTGTGGCGTGCCGATCACCGAGGGCCCCGTCGCCAAGACCGGCGCGCAGGGCCCGATGACGTCGCACTACTGCCGAGATCCCGACGGCAACCTGATCGAGGTCGCCAGCTATCGGGCGCCCCGATTAGCCTGA
- a CDS encoding bifunctional cobalt-precorrin-7 (C(5))-methyltransferase/cobalt-precorrin-6B (C(15))-methyltransferase, with product MIIVVGIGADGMSGLAQASRAELAKATVVYGSRRQLDLLDGSVTAARRTWPTPMLPALRTLLDGADGDVHVVASGDPLCHGVGSSLIRLYGAQDVVVLPHVSSVTLACARVGWAVQDTEIISLVTNEPHTAVRRGGQAVVMSRDATSPAALARMLADTGRGDSEITVLEQLGGPAERRRSATAREWAARPPGDVDHLNVIAVRYLPDERRFAILPDDAFANDGQITKQPVRALTLAALAPRPGELLWDVGAGSGSIAIEWCRSGPGCRALAFERQEGRRKRIAENAVAFGAHVEVRFDAPEAFDLLPSPHAIFVGGGLTQPGLLEACYDKLTVGGRLVANTVTVESEAVVAEWYSRYGGELRRFEYQQGEPLGGFTGWRPAMPVTQWTVTKR from the coding sequence GTGATCATCGTGGTCGGGATCGGGGCCGACGGCATGTCCGGGCTTGCGCAGGCATCACGCGCCGAATTAGCCAAAGCCACAGTCGTTTACGGATCGCGACGCCAATTGGATCTGCTCGACGGCAGCGTCACCGCGGCGCGGCGAACCTGGCCGACGCCTATGCTGCCGGCCCTGCGCACGCTGCTGGACGGGGCCGACGGCGATGTGCATGTCGTGGCCAGCGGCGATCCGCTATGCCACGGCGTCGGCAGCTCCCTGATCCGGCTGTACGGCGCGCAGGACGTCGTCGTACTGCCTCACGTGTCGTCGGTGACGCTCGCATGTGCACGCGTCGGCTGGGCCGTGCAGGACACCGAGATCATCAGCCTCGTCACGAACGAACCGCATACCGCCGTGCGGCGGGGTGGGCAGGCAGTCGTGATGTCGCGCGACGCCACCAGCCCGGCAGCGTTGGCGCGCATGCTCGCCGACACCGGACGCGGTGATTCGGAGATCACGGTGCTCGAGCAGCTCGGCGGCCCGGCAGAGCGGCGTCGCTCGGCCACCGCGCGCGAGTGGGCGGCCCGTCCGCCCGGCGACGTGGACCATCTGAACGTGATCGCCGTGCGGTACCTGCCAGATGAGCGCCGGTTCGCGATCCTGCCCGACGACGCCTTCGCCAACGACGGGCAGATCACCAAACAGCCGGTGCGGGCGCTCACGCTCGCCGCGCTGGCGCCGAGGCCGGGCGAGCTGCTGTGGGACGTCGGGGCCGGGTCAGGCAGCATCGCGATCGAGTGGTGCCGCAGCGGACCTGGATGTCGTGCCCTGGCGTTCGAGCGTCAGGAAGGACGACGCAAGCGCATCGCGGAGAACGCGGTTGCCTTCGGCGCCCATGTCGAGGTGCGCTTCGACGCCCCCGAGGCGTTCGACCTGCTACCGTCGCCCCACGCGATCTTCGTCGGCGGCGGGCTGACGCAGCCGGGTCTGCTCGAGGCGTGCTACGACAAGCTCACGGTGGGCGGACGCTTGGTCGCCAACACCGTGACGGTCGAATCGGAAGCCGTTGTCGCTGAGTGGTATTCACGATACGGCGGTGAGCTGCGCCGCTTCGAGTATCAACAAGGTGAGCCGCTGGGCGGCTTCACAGGTTGGCGACCCGCCATGCCCGTGACGCAGTGGACGGTGACCAAGCGATGA
- a CDS encoding DEAD/DEAH box helicase: MTTSPSGPLAGFTEQLPFSLDPFQRTACEALENGHGVLVCAPTGAGKTVVGEFAVHLALAAGRKCFYTTPIKALSNQKHNDLARRYGAEKIGLLTGDQSINGNADVVVMTTEVLRNMLYANSPTLHGLSHVVMDEVHFLADRMRGAVWEEVILHLPDDVLLVSLSATVSNAEEFGGWIQTVRGDTTVVVDEHRPVPLWQHVMVGKRVFDLFDYRATGARKSGRELLVDPELLRHISHRLEADRLADWQPRGRGRNRGRPSIYRGPSRPDVIGTLEREELLPAITFIFSRAGCDAAVKQCLRSSLRLTTNSERARIAEVIDRRCADLPEADLVILDYHEWREGLLRGLAAHHAGMLPVFRHTVEELFVAGLVKAVFATETLALGINMPARTVVLERLVKFNGEQHMPLTPGEYTQLTGRAGRRGIDVEGHAVVLWTPNDSTVDPAEVAGLASTRTFPLRSSFAPSYNMTINLVHQMGPAQAHKLLESSFAQYQADRSVVGLVRGIERGEKMLEEIAAELADGAPSPRAEGEIPILEYVRLRLQISERERAQSRASRLHRRKAANDALGSLRRGDIITITQGRRGGLAVVLEPARDSDDPRPLVLTEHRWAGRISSADYSGASAPLGSMTLPKRVEHRNPRARRDLASALLSAAAGLDVPSSKRKRSGEPTERDIDPELASLREQVRRHPAHKLGDREEKARLAERYLRVERDNEQIRQKVAAATNSLARTFDRIVVLLTERGFIDAGDGDGDPKVTDDGRLLARIYSESDLLVAESLRSGIWEGLDAPELAAVLSAVLYETRGDTPTVPGGVDIPTGKLRRALNQTRRLWSELRADEGRHRISHSREPDEGFVPAVYRWAATGDLTTALAASDAAGAGSPLSAGDFVRWCRQVLDLLDQVRNAAPDPGLRATAKRAINDVRRGVVAVDAG, from the coding sequence ATGACGACGTCACCTAGCGGACCGCTGGCGGGTTTCACCGAGCAGCTGCCGTTTAGTCTCGATCCCTTCCAGCGGACCGCCTGCGAAGCGCTTGAGAACGGACACGGCGTCCTGGTCTGCGCACCGACAGGCGCCGGGAAGACGGTGGTGGGCGAGTTCGCGGTGCACCTGGCGCTGGCAGCGGGTCGGAAGTGTTTCTACACCACACCAATCAAGGCGCTGAGTAACCAGAAGCACAACGACCTGGCACGCCGATACGGTGCGGAGAAGATCGGCTTGCTCACCGGTGACCAGTCGATCAACGGCAACGCCGACGTCGTCGTGATGACCACCGAAGTGCTGCGAAACATGCTCTATGCGAATTCCCCGACGCTGCATGGGCTTTCGCATGTCGTGATGGACGAGGTCCATTTCCTGGCCGACCGCATGCGCGGCGCGGTCTGGGAAGAGGTGATCCTGCATCTCCCTGACGACGTGCTGCTGGTGAGCCTTTCGGCCACGGTGAGCAACGCCGAAGAGTTCGGCGGCTGGATCCAGACCGTGCGCGGCGACACCACGGTGGTGGTCGACGAGCACCGTCCCGTGCCGTTGTGGCAGCACGTCATGGTGGGCAAGCGGGTGTTCGACCTGTTCGATTACCGCGCGACGGGCGCGCGGAAATCGGGGCGCGAACTGCTTGTCGATCCAGAGTTGTTGCGCCATATCTCACACCGCCTCGAAGCGGATCGGCTCGCCGACTGGCAGCCGCGGGGCCGCGGCCGCAACCGGGGACGCCCGAGCATCTACCGGGGTCCGAGCAGGCCCGACGTGATCGGCACCCTGGAGCGTGAGGAGCTGCTGCCCGCAATCACCTTCATCTTCTCGCGGGCCGGTTGCGACGCTGCGGTGAAGCAGTGTCTGCGCTCGTCGCTGCGCCTCACCACCAACTCCGAACGCGCTCGCATCGCCGAGGTGATCGATCGCCGATGTGCCGACCTGCCCGAGGCCGACCTGGTCATCCTCGACTACCACGAATGGCGCGAAGGGTTGCTGCGCGGACTGGCGGCCCACCATGCGGGCATGTTGCCGGTGTTCCGCCACACCGTCGAGGAACTCTTCGTCGCTGGGCTGGTGAAGGCTGTCTTCGCCACGGAGACACTGGCTTTGGGTATCAACATGCCGGCGAGGACGGTGGTGCTCGAGCGCCTCGTGAAGTTCAACGGCGAGCAGCACATGCCGTTGACCCCGGGGGAGTACACCCAGCTGACCGGCCGCGCGGGACGAAGGGGCATCGACGTGGAGGGCCACGCGGTGGTGCTGTGGACTCCTAACGACAGCACCGTCGACCCGGCCGAAGTGGCCGGACTCGCGTCCACCCGTACCTTCCCGCTGCGCAGTTCCTTTGCGCCGTCGTACAACATGACCATCAACCTGGTACACCAGATGGGACCTGCGCAGGCGCACAAGCTGCTGGAGAGTTCGTTCGCGCAATACCAGGCGGACCGGTCGGTGGTGGGTTTGGTGCGAGGCATCGAGCGCGGCGAGAAGATGCTGGAAGAGATCGCCGCCGAACTTGCCGACGGCGCGCCGTCACCTCGGGCCGAAGGCGAGATTCCGATACTGGAGTACGTGCGGCTGCGGCTGCAGATCTCCGAACGCGAGCGAGCTCAGTCTCGAGCGTCGCGGCTGCACCGGCGCAAGGCGGCCAACGATGCGCTCGGGTCGCTGCGCCGCGGCGACATCATCACCATCACCCAGGGCAGGCGCGGCGGGCTGGCCGTGGTTCTGGAACCGGCGCGCGACAGCGATGATCCGCGGCCGCTGGTATTGACCGAACACCGGTGGGCAGGGCGGATTTCGTCCGCGGACTACTCGGGGGCGTCCGCACCGCTCGGGTCCATGACCCTGCCCAAGCGCGTCGAACACCGCAATCCGCGCGCGCGGCGCGATCTCGCCTCGGCGCTGCTGTCGGCGGCCGCCGGACTCGACGTCCCGTCTTCGAAGCGCAAGCGCAGTGGAGAACCCACCGAACGTGACATCGATCCCGAACTGGCGTCGCTGCGCGAGCAGGTCCGCAGGCACCCGGCACACAAGTTGGGTGACCGCGAGGAGAAGGCGCGGCTTGCCGAACGGTATCTGCGCGTCGAACGTGACAACGAACAGATCCGCCAGAAGGTCGCTGCGGCGACGAACTCGCTGGCACGCACGTTCGACCGAATCGTGGTGCTGCTGACCGAGCGCGGATTCATCGACGCAGGAGACGGTGACGGCGACCCGAAAGTCACCGACGACGGTCGCCTGCTGGCGCGGATATACAGCGAGAGCGACCTGTTGGTCGCCGAGTCGCTGCGCAGCGGCATTTGGGAAGGCCTGGACGCCCCGGAGTTGGCTGCGGTGTTGTCGGCGGTGCTGTACGAGACGCGCGGCGACACGCCGACCGTCCCGGGCGGTGTCGACATCCCGACAGGCAAGTTGCGACGTGCGCTGAATCAGACGCGCAGGCTGTGGAGCGAACTTCGGGCCGACGAAGGGCGCCATCGCATCAGCCACAGCCGCGAGCCCGACGAAGGCTTCGTTCCGGCCGTCTATCGCTGGGCCGCCACCGGAGACCTCACGACGGCACTTGCTGCCTCTGATGCCGCAGGCGCCGGGTCTCCGTTATCGGCGGGTGATTTCGTACGCTGGTGCCGACAAGTTCTTGACCTGCTCGACCAAGTGCGAAACGCCGCACCCGACCCCGGACTGCGGGCTACCGCGAAACGCGCGATCAACGATGTTCGGCGCGGCGTCGTTGCTGTTGATGCGGGGTAG
- a CDS encoding F420-dependent biliverdin reductase — translation MAQSSRRATTRLTNDAIAFLSERHLAMLTTLRSDNSPHVVAVGFTFDPKTHIARVITSGGSQKALNAENQGVAVLSQVDGARWLSLEGKTRVNPDPDAVRDAELRYAQRYRTPRPNPKRVVIELRVERVLGSSDLLDRAAD, via the coding sequence ATGGCACAGTCCAGTCGTCGGGCAACGACCCGACTCACCAACGACGCGATCGCGTTTCTCTCCGAACGGCATTTGGCCATGCTGACCACGCTCCGGTCGGATAATTCGCCGCATGTGGTGGCCGTGGGTTTCACCTTCGACCCCAAGACCCACATCGCCCGGGTGATCACCTCGGGTGGCTCTCAGAAGGCCCTCAACGCCGAGAACCAGGGCGTCGCGGTCCTGAGCCAGGTCGACGGTGCACGGTGGCTGTCCCTGGAAGGCAAGACGCGGGTCAACCCCGACCCGGACGCGGTGCGCGATGCCGAACTGCGGTACGCGCAGCGCTACCGCACTCCACGGCCGAACCCCAAGCGCGTGGTGATCGAGCTCCGCGTCGAGCGTGTGCTCGGATCCTCGGACCTGCTCGACCGCGCGGCCGACTAG
- a CDS encoding DUF4333 domain-containing protein produces MSGPQGSDPTQHWTGGQQPDQPAEQPSSDPSANQPANQPANQPWQSQPAGTEPTTAAPQWQPPAYDATQQQQYPQYPQQPAYQPPQEYQQPTEYNPQAYPQQGQYAQPGYDPSSQYATQYGQPGQPGQYGQQPGQYGQPGQYPQQPGQFGQPGSYGVAPGTEEGSKRSLAVIGGVIGLLAAVIVAVVLVMGFWKPGFFVTTKLDIDAAQTGVQRVLTDEADGYGAKNVQNVKCNDGQNPTVEKGGTFDCEVSIDGTKRQVTVTFQDDSGTYEVGRPK; encoded by the coding sequence ATGAGCGGACCGCAGGGATCTGACCCGACGCAGCATTGGACCGGCGGCCAGCAGCCGGACCAGCCGGCGGAGCAGCCGTCGAGCGATCCGTCGGCCAATCAGCCAGCCAATCAGCCAGCCAATCAGCCGTGGCAGTCACAGCCCGCGGGCACCGAGCCCACCACCGCCGCGCCGCAGTGGCAGCCACCGGCGTACGACGCAACGCAACAGCAGCAGTACCCCCAATACCCGCAGCAGCCGGCCTATCAGCCGCCCCAGGAGTATCAGCAGCCCACCGAGTACAACCCGCAGGCCTACCCGCAGCAGGGTCAATACGCGCAGCCCGGCTACGACCCGTCGAGCCAGTACGCGACGCAGTACGGCCAGCCCGGTCAGCCCGGCCAGTACGGTCAGCAGCCAGGCCAATACGGCCAGCCGGGCCAATACCCTCAGCAGCCGGGGCAATTCGGTCAGCCGGGCTCCTACGGCGTCGCCCCGGGCACCGAGGAGGGGTCCAAGCGCTCACTCGCGGTGATTGGCGGGGTGATCGGCCTACTGGCGGCGGTCATCGTCGCCGTCGTACTCGTCATGGGGTTCTGGAAGCCCGGCTTCTTCGTCACCACCAAACTCGATATCGATGCGGCGCAGACCGGCGTGCAGCGGGTGCTGACCGATGAGGCCGACGGCTACGGTGCCAAGAACGTTCAGAACGTGAAATGCAATGACGGTCAGAACCCCACGGTCGAGAAGGGCGGCACCTTCGACTGTGAGGTCAGCATCGACGGCACCAAGCGTCAGGTGACCGTGACATTCCAGGACGACAGCGGCACCTACGAGGTTGGCCGTCCCAAGTAA
- a CDS encoding cobalt-precorrin-6A reductase, with translation MRILLLGGTSEARALAALLHPHVEVISSLAGRVPDPALPVGQVRIGGFGGVDGLRDWLLGAGVDAVVDATHPFAATITANAAVVCRELEVPYLVLVRPAWPAGDAAVVDSDIQAAKVVVEKGFSRVFLTTGRSGTTAFKDADAWFLIRAVTAPDPHDLPSQHKILLSRGPYHYENELIVLREHRIDALVTKNSGGAMTRPKLDAAAALGIPVIMVDRPPLPDGVHTVATVDDAVLWVSSAPRS, from the coding sequence ATGCGGATCCTGTTGCTGGGCGGTACCTCTGAGGCACGTGCGCTGGCCGCACTGCTGCATCCGCACGTCGAAGTGATCAGCTCGCTGGCCGGACGGGTGCCCGATCCCGCGCTGCCGGTGGGTCAGGTGCGGATCGGCGGGTTCGGCGGGGTCGACGGACTGCGGGACTGGCTGCTCGGAGCGGGTGTCGACGCGGTCGTCGACGCCACCCACCCGTTCGCGGCGACGATCACGGCGAACGCCGCCGTGGTGTGCCGCGAGCTCGAGGTACCCTATCTGGTGCTGGTCCGGCCCGCCTGGCCAGCCGGTGACGCCGCCGTAGTGGACTCCGATATCCAGGCTGCGAAAGTGGTTGTCGAAAAAGGATTCTCGCGGGTCTTCCTGACCACCGGGCGGTCAGGGACCACGGCTTTCAAGGATGCCGATGCCTGGTTCCTGATCCGCGCGGTGACGGCACCCGATCCGCACGACCTGCCCTCGCAGCACAAGATCCTGTTGTCGCGTGGCCCGTACCACTACGAGAATGAACTGATCGTGTTGCGGGAACACCGCATCGACGCGCTGGTGACCAAGAACAGCGGGGGTGCGATGACCCGCCCCAAGCTCGACGCCGCGGCCGCACTGGGCATTCCGGTCATCATGGTCGACCGACCGCCGTTGCCTGACGGTGTCCACACTGTCGCGACGGTCGACGACGCAGTGTTGTGGGTCAGCTCGGCTCCTAGGAGTTGA
- a CDS encoding 5'-3' exonuclease: MSAPLLLLDGASMWFRSYFGVPSSITAPDGRPVNALRGFLDAVATVITRERPGRLVVCRDDDWRPQWRVDLIPSYKAHRVVEENPGDEPDIEEVPDELTPQVDMIMEILDAFGIATAGAPECEADDILGALAFHETRDPVVVVSGDRDLLQLVRDEPVSVRVLYLGRGLAKATKWGPEEVAETYGVPVDRAGPAYAELALLRGDPSDGLPGVPGVGEKTAATLLAQHGSLENILAAAHDPKSKMSKAYRTKLLAATDYIEKAGPVVRVASNLTSDAKLDWSTASDLLPLAAEHPREVVKLAEQYGVTSSIGRLQKALDDLPNR; this comes from the coding sequence GTGTCCGCTCCCCTGTTGCTGCTCGATGGCGCCAGCATGTGGTTTCGCTCGTACTTCGGTGTGCCCTCGTCGATCACGGCACCTGACGGGCGGCCGGTCAACGCGCTGCGCGGTTTTCTGGACGCCGTCGCGACGGTGATCACCCGTGAGCGGCCGGGCCGCCTCGTGGTCTGCCGCGACGACGACTGGCGTCCGCAGTGGCGGGTGGACCTGATCCCGTCCTACAAGGCGCACCGGGTGGTCGAGGAGAACCCCGGTGACGAGCCCGACATCGAGGAAGTCCCCGATGAGCTCACACCGCAGGTCGACATGATCATGGAGATCCTGGACGCGTTCGGCATCGCGACCGCAGGCGCACCGGAATGTGAGGCCGACGACATCCTCGGCGCGCTGGCCTTCCATGAGACGCGCGACCCGGTCGTCGTCGTCAGCGGTGACCGCGATCTATTGCAGTTGGTGCGTGACGAGCCGGTCTCGGTCCGGGTGCTCTATCTAGGCCGCGGCCTCGCGAAGGCGACCAAGTGGGGACCGGAGGAGGTGGCCGAGACGTACGGAGTGCCGGTCGACCGCGCGGGGCCCGCGTACGCCGAACTCGCGCTGCTGCGCGGTGATCCGTCCGACGGACTTCCCGGCGTTCCGGGCGTCGGCGAGAAGACCGCGGCGACACTGCTGGCGCAGCACGGGTCGCTGGAGAACATTCTGGCTGCGGCCCACGATCCGAAATCCAAGATGTCCAAGGCGTATCGGACCAAACTCCTGGCCGCTACCGACTACATCGAGAAGGCGGGACCGGTGGTGCGGGTGGCGAGCAACCTGACCTCCGACGCCAAGCTCGACTGGTCGACGGCGTCGGACCTGCTGCCGCTGGCCGCCGAACACCCGCGCGAGGTCGTCAAACTCGCCGAACAGTACGGCGTGACGTCGTCGATCGGGCGTCTACAGAAGGCCTTGGACGACCTGCCCAACCGCTAG
- the cobM gene encoding precorrin-4 C(11)-methyltransferase: protein MTVYFIGAGPGAADLITVRGHRLLSRCPVCLYAGSIMPEDLLALCPPDARVIDTGPLTLDAIVTEIADAHAAGHDVARLHSGDPSIYSAVAEQIRRLDVLGINYEIVPGVPAFAAAAAVLGRELTVPGVAQTVTLTRVATLSTAMPPGEDLATLSATGGTLVLHLAAAQIDTIVPQLLSGGYRSETPCAVVAFATWPQQQVLRCPLADLAEQMHAADITRTAVIFVGDVLAAEGFTDSYLYSAGRTRGERH, encoded by the coding sequence ATGACGGTCTACTTCATTGGTGCCGGCCCGGGTGCGGCCGACCTGATCACCGTGCGAGGCCATCGACTCCTGAGTCGGTGTCCGGTCTGCCTGTACGCCGGCTCGATCATGCCAGAGGATCTGCTCGCGTTGTGCCCGCCCGACGCGCGGGTCATCGACACCGGCCCCTTGACATTGGACGCGATCGTCACCGAGATCGCCGACGCGCATGCCGCGGGTCACGATGTTGCGCGGCTACATTCGGGGGACCCGTCGATCTACAGCGCGGTCGCCGAGCAGATTCGGCGCCTCGACGTGCTCGGCATCAACTACGAAATAGTGCCCGGGGTACCGGCTTTCGCCGCGGCCGCAGCCGTATTGGGCCGCGAGCTCACCGTGCCCGGGGTGGCGCAGACCGTCACCCTGACCCGGGTGGCGACGCTCTCGACCGCGATGCCGCCCGGCGAGGATCTGGCGACACTGTCGGCCACCGGGGGCACGTTGGTGCTGCACCTCGCCGCCGCGCAGATCGACACGATCGTGCCGCAGCTGCTGAGCGGTGGCTATCGGTCCGAAACACCCTGTGCTGTGGTGGCATTCGCGACATGGCCGCAACAGCAGGTGCTCCGTTGTCCGCTCGCCGATCTGGCTGAGCAGATGCACGCCGCCGACATCACCCGCACCGCGGTCATCTTCGTCGGCGACGTGCTCGCCGCCGAGGGCTTCACGGACAGCTATCTTTACTCCGCCGGCCGCACGCGTGGGGAACGGCACTGA
- a CDS encoding SDR family NAD(P)-dependent oxidoreductase, producing MKDTAGSELVVIFGGRSEIGLEVAKRLAPGATVLLAARRCGDLDSQVAAVRAAGAAAVAVREFDADAVDAHRPLVDSVVADFGPIGTAVLAFGILGDQARAEKDPTHAAAILHTDFVAQAGLLTVLTTAMYTAGSGRIVVFSSVAGARVRRANYVYGSAKAGLEGFCSGLADALHGSGVRLLLVRPGFVIGRMTEGMSPAPFSSTPSQVATATVRALSNGRRTVWVPKVLGPVFAMMRLLPQFVWRRLPR from the coding sequence ATGAAAGACACGGCGGGCTCCGAGTTGGTCGTGATCTTCGGTGGCCGCAGCGAGATCGGCCTCGAGGTGGCGAAGCGGCTGGCGCCCGGCGCGACCGTGCTGCTGGCGGCCCGGCGCTGCGGTGATCTCGATTCACAGGTCGCCGCCGTGCGGGCGGCCGGTGCCGCCGCGGTGGCCGTGCGTGAATTCGACGCCGACGCGGTGGACGCACATCGCCCCCTCGTCGACTCCGTCGTCGCCGACTTCGGTCCGATCGGCACCGCGGTGCTCGCGTTCGGCATTCTCGGAGATCAGGCCCGAGCCGAGAAGGACCCCACGCACGCCGCGGCCATCCTGCACACCGACTTCGTCGCGCAGGCCGGCCTGCTGACGGTGCTGACCACCGCGATGTACACCGCCGGGTCGGGTCGCATCGTCGTGTTCTCATCGGTCGCAGGGGCCAGGGTGCGGCGGGCCAACTACGTCTACGGTTCGGCCAAGGCGGGCCTCGAGGGGTTCTGCAGCGGGCTGGCCGACGCTCTGCACGGTTCGGGGGTGCGACTGCTGCTCGTACGACCGGGGTTCGTCATCGGGCGGATGACCGAAGGCATGTCGCCTGCACCGTTCTCCAGCACACCGTCGCAGGTGGCCACGGCGACGGTGCGGGCGTTGTCGAATGGCCGCCGGACCGTGTGGGTGCCGAAGGTGTTGGGGCCGGTGTTCGCGATGATGCGGTTGCTGCCGCAGTTCGTATGGCGAAGGTTGCCGCGATGA
- a CDS encoding M24 family metallopeptidase, whose amino-acid sequence MTAGRFDTDVYAQRLRAAATAAADAGLAGLVITPGYDLRYLVGSRAQTFERLTALVLPASGEGTVVVPRLELASLKESAVTDLPLAVRDWVDGDDPYRLVADALGGAPAAIAVTDAMPALHLLPLADVLGVVPVLATDVLRRLRMIKDPAEIDSLRKAGAAIDRVHARVPEFLVPGRTEADVAADIAQAIVAEGHSEVAFIIVGSGPHGADPHHECSDRELRAGDIVVVDIGGPYEPGYNSDSTRTYSIGEPDPEVARRYAVLQRAQRAAVEAVRPGVTAQQIDAAARDVLAAEGLAEAFLHRTGHGIGLSVHEEPYIVAGNDLTLEEGMAFSVEPGIYFQGQWGARIEDIVIVTADGALPVNNRPHELVVVPAGPAAAG is encoded by the coding sequence ATGACCGCAGGCCGATTCGACACCGACGTTTACGCGCAACGCTTGCGGGCGGCCGCCACTGCGGCAGCCGATGCCGGCCTGGCGGGCCTGGTCATCACACCGGGTTACGACCTGCGCTACCTGGTCGGCTCGCGTGCGCAGACGTTCGAACGGTTGACCGCTCTGGTGCTGCCCGCTTCCGGAGAGGGGACCGTGGTGGTGCCGCGGCTGGAACTGGCGTCGCTGAAGGAGTCGGCGGTGACCGATCTTCCTCTGGCGGTGCGGGACTGGGTCGACGGCGACGATCCGTACCGATTGGTGGCCGACGCGCTCGGTGGCGCCCCGGCCGCAATCGCAGTCACCGACGCGATGCCCGCGCTGCACCTTCTCCCGCTCGCCGACGTGCTCGGGGTCGTCCCGGTGCTCGCCACCGATGTGCTGCGCCGGTTGCGAATGATCAAGGACCCCGCCGAGATCGACTCACTGCGCAAGGCCGGCGCGGCTATCGACCGGGTCCACGCGCGCGTTCCGGAGTTCCTGGTGCCCGGCCGCACCGAGGCCGACGTGGCCGCCGATATCGCGCAAGCCATTGTTGCCGAAGGACATTCGGAGGTCGCGTTCATCATCGTCGGCTCGGGGCCGCATGGCGCCGACCCGCACCACGAATGCTCCGACCGTGAATTGCGCGCCGGCGACATCGTCGTCGTCGACATCGGCGGCCCCTACGAACCCGGTTACAACTCCGACTCCACCCGTACGTACAGCATCGGTGAGCCCGACCCCGAGGTCGCGCGGCGCTACGCGGTACTGCAGCGCGCCCAGAGGGCCGCCGTCGAGGCCGTGCGGCCCGGAGTCACGGCACAACAGATCGACGCCGCCGCCCGCGACGTGCTGGCCGCCGAAGGGCTGGCTGAGGCGTTCCTGCATCGCACCGGTCACGGCATCGGACTGTCGGTGCACGAAGAGCCCTACATCGTCGCGGGCAACGATCTGACACTCGAGGAGGGCATGGCGTTCTCCGTCGAGCCCGGCATCTACTTCCAGGGTCAGTGGGGCGCCCGGATCGAGGACATCGTGATCGTGACGGCCGACGGCGCACTACCGGTCAACAACCGCCCACACGAGTTGGTCGTGGTGCCTGCCGGCCCGGCAGCCGCGGGCTAG